The genomic DNA ACGCGCCCGTCGCGCCGCCGCGCAGCAGCAGGTTCAGCGTCAGCATCGTGGCCATGCTGAAAATTGTAGTGCGCGTGGCCCTACCCGAGCGTGCCCATCAGCCATCGATTGACTGCGAAGCCGCCGACCACGAGCCAGACGAAGAGCAGGCTGGCCATTGCGAGCGGCCGCACGCCGGCGCGCCGGATCGCCGATGCGTGGGTCGTCAATCCCAGACCGGCCATGGCCATCGCCAGCACGCCGGTATCGAAGGCGTTGACGAAGGCGACCCAGGACGGCGGCAGTGCGACCGCGCTGTGGAACAGCATGACCGCAACGAAGCCCAGCGCGAACCAGGGCACGGCGACGCCTGAGCCGAGCGCGGCCGAGGCCGCCTGCCCCTTGCGCGAGCCGCGCGCCAGCCACGCCGACAGCATCAGCAGAAAAGGCGCCAGCATCATCACGCGGCCCATCTTGGCGACCACGGCCGTGTCGGCCGCCTGGGCACTGATGGCGCGGCCCGCCGCGACCACCTGGGCCACCTCGTGGATCGTCGATCCGGCGAACACCCCGTATTGCTGCGGCGACATCGCAAGCGCCGGCAGCGAGGCCAAGGCGTCGTAGATCAACGGATAGAGGAACAGGCCCGCGGTGCCGAACACCACCACCGTGGCCACTGCGACCGCCACCTGCTGCGCGCGCGCGCGCAGCACCGGCTGCGTGGCCATCACCGCGGCCGCACCGCAGATCGAGCTGCCGGCACCGATCAGGATCGCCGTGTCGCGATCGATGCGCAAGAGGCGCACGCCGGCCAGCAGCGCGAGCGCGAAAGTGCTCGACAGCATCAACGCGTCGACCAGCACGGCCTCCAGACCGACATGTGCCATGTCCTGCACCGTGAGCCGGATGCCGTACAGCACGATGCCCAGGCGCAGCAGCCGCTGCCGGGAGAAATCGACGCCTGCCCTGGCGGGCTCGATCGCCTGCCCGAGCCGGGTGTTGCCCACCACCATGCCGAGAACGATCGCCAGCGTCAGCGCGCTGATGCCATGCCGATCGAGCCACCCGAGCTGCGCGAATCCCATCGCTGCGGCAGCCAGCGCGCCGGTGAGCAGCAGCCCCGGCAGCAGTGCGCGCACCGGGCTCAGCCGGGCGCGCAGCGCGGCAGCCGGCGCCCATCGGACAGGTGGCACGGATTGGAGAATGGGCGGCATCGACGACACGGGTGGCTCCTTGCAGGTACCGCACTGTGCATGCACCGCACTCATATGTAAAACTGGTTATATTGATATCTTCGAACTATCTGATCGATAAGCCATGCGCCTCACGCTACGCCAGCTCCAGCTGTTCCATGCCATTGCCGAGACCCACAGCACCACTGCGGCGGCCGAGCGCGTTGCGCTGTCGCAGTCGGCGATCAGCTCGGCATTGGGCGAACTCGAAGGCGTGCTCGACGTGCAGCTGTTCGACCGCATCGGCAAGCGCCTGATGCTCAACGACAACGGCCGGATGCTGATGCCGATGGCGCGCGCGCTGCTCGACGCCGCCGAGGAAATCGAGCAGAACTTTCAGGCCGGCGAGGCGGCGTCGATCCACCTGCGGCTGGCGGCGAGCACCACCATCGGCAACTACCTGATGCCGTCGCTGCTGGCCGGCTTCCAGCGCGCGTGGCCGCAGGCGCGCGTCGAACTGCAGATCGGCAACACGCAGGACGTGATGGCGCAGGCGGTGTCGCTGGCCGCCGACCTCGGGCTGATCGAAGGCCCCTGCCATGACGCCGATCTCATGGTCTTGCCGTGGATGGACGATGAGATGGTGGTCGTCGCCGCGCCCCGTCACCCGCTCCTGACACAGGCGGAAGGCGGCCGGCTCGGCGTGCGGCAGTTGCGGCAGGCACGCTGGCTGCTGCGCGAACCGGGCTCCGGCACGCGCGAAACCGTGGAGCATGCGCTGCTGCCCCATCTGCATCAGTTGTCCGAAGTCATGACGCTCGGCAGTTCGGAGGCCATCAAGAACGCCGTCGCCGAAGGCATGGGCCTGAGCTGCCTGTCGCTGTGCGTCGTGCAGGACCTGATCCGCGCAAAACGGCTGGTGGTGGTGTCCTCCACCTTGCCGAGGATCACGCGGCGCTTCTCGCTCGTGCACCACCGGCGCAAAGCGCTGTCGGGCCCGCTCAGGGCTTTCGCACGGCATTGCGGAATCGCCGCCGAGCAACTGCAAAGACCCTGAAAGACATGCACATTCGATCGGGCTGGCCGGGCTGTCCCGGGCACTCTTCGTTATGTTTCATGGCGGGCTCCATCCCTGGCGCGTCGTCGAGTTCCCCGAAAGACAGCGCGAGGCACTGGCCGATCGTTTCGAGGAAGAGAAGCGCCATGCGCTGCCGGCGCAGGTCTGGTCCAGCCGGATTCCGGATGCAACGACAAAGACCGACCCGCGCCTTCAGCCCGCCAACGGCGCCTCGCTCAGATAGCGC from Variovorax sp. PBL-E5 includes the following:
- a CDS encoding YeiH family protein is translated as MPPILQSVPPVRWAPAAALRARLSPVRALLPGLLLTGALAAAAMGFAQLGWLDRHGISALTLAIVLGMVVGNTRLGQAIEPARAGVDFSRQRLLRLGIVLYGIRLTVQDMAHVGLEAVLVDALMLSSTFALALLAGVRLLRIDRDTAILIGAGSSICGAAAVMATQPVLRARAQQVAVAVATVVVFGTAGLFLYPLIYDALASLPALAMSPQQYGVFAGSTIHEVAQVVAAGRAISAQAADTAVVAKMGRVMMLAPFLLMLSAWLARGSRKGQAASAALGSGVAVPWFALGFVAVMLFHSAVALPPSWVAFVNAFDTGVLAMAMAGLGLTTHASAIRRAGVRPLAMASLLFVWLVVGGFAVNRWLMGTLG
- a CDS encoding LysR family transcriptional regulator → MRLTLRQLQLFHAIAETHSTTAAAERVALSQSAISSALGELEGVLDVQLFDRIGKRLMLNDNGRMLMPMARALLDAAEEIEQNFQAGEAASIHLRLAASTTIGNYLMPSLLAGFQRAWPQARVELQIGNTQDVMAQAVSLAADLGLIEGPCHDADLMVLPWMDDEMVVVAAPRHPLLTQAEGGRLGVRQLRQARWLLREPGSGTRETVEHALLPHLHQLSEVMTLGSSEAIKNAVAEGMGLSCLSLCVVQDLIRAKRLVVVSSTLPRITRRFSLVHHRRKALSGPLRAFARHCGIAAEQLQRP